AGTTACGTGCCACTCAGGGCGTGGCAGGCCCCTCGGCTGCGAGAAGCGTGGGCCTATTCCGCGGATGCCACCGTCTTGAAACTCGATCTGAAGTCGACCGGCGAGAAGGCTCTGCTTCAGCTCGTGCAATTCATCCAGGCGCGGCCGACCGAACAGCAGATCATCCTGGTATCCAAGAATCACGACGCGCTGATCATGCTGGATGTGGCGCTGCCCAATACTCTGCAGTTCCTCTCGCTCTCGAATGGGGCTGAGATCGATGAGCTCTTGTTGAAAGACGGTCGCGTCGAAGGGGTCGACGGCATTTCGATTCCCGCATGGGCGCTGACTTCTGAGCGGATCCTCGCGCTCAAGGAGCACGGCTACGCGATCGACGCGTGGACCGTCAACGACGTCGAGCGCCTGGTGGAGTTGGCGTCGCTCGGTGTCGACTCAGTGACCACCGACAATCTCGCCTTCTTCGACATGGCGGTCGAGACGCCTGGAGAGCACTAGGCCTCGACCGCTCAACTGCTGACGGTGTTCTGGTCAGCAAGCGAATCACGCTTGGGCGCGGGTTTCTTTCGCTTGACTTTCGTCTGGCGCACCATGGTGTGCGCGGCTTCGCTATCCGGAACGC
The sequence above is drawn from the Thermomicrobiales bacterium genome and encodes:
- a CDS encoding glycerophosphodiester phosphodiesterase, coding for MSQERATYPRLMIEAGGCTIGDAMTVAHTAIRKTIGRVGKLFLAMVVALGFTVGGDFSLEARQAVFGQRQIQFYVPYSGSTPVYLPAVLLVAHNAGNQQETAQRALHHQAMGMEIDVRLVNGVLYATHSSPSSYVPLRAWQAPRLREAWAYSADATVLKLDLKSTGEKALLQLVQFIQARPTEQQIILVSKNHDALIMLDVALPNTLQFLSLSNGAEIDELLLKDGRVEGVDGISIPAWALTSERILALKEHGYAIDAWTVNDVERLVELASLGVDSVTTDNLAFFDMAVETPGEH